Proteins found in one Panicum hallii strain FIL2 chromosome 4, PHallii_v3.1, whole genome shotgun sequence genomic segment:
- the LOC112890875 gene encoding uncharacterized protein LOC112890875 encodes MAMADHEAPEFSSGTSLLVWDCGSALYDSYELAAFTRQLDAAVLACGRSLSMPHLPSAAAPPPADAQLQGAGRRRRRRSLPALLRRLFSKVLRLRLPAPGAARGAPYRTGDDGAGSPWSGALTSIPEEQSSSSPEMGSSPVEPGTRALRKTQSERFIGGKTAASVVQFEVVL; translated from the coding sequence ATGGCGATGGCCGATCACGAGGCGCCGGAGTTCAGCAGCGGCACCTCGCTCCTCGTTTGGGACTGCGGCAGCGCGCTCTACGACTCCTACGAGCTCGCCGCCTTCACGCGCCAGCTCGACGCCGCCGTGCTCGCCTGCGGCCGGTCGCTCTCCATGCCGCACCTCCCCTCTgcagcagcaccgccgccggccgacgCCCAGCTGCAGGGTGCCGGCCGGCGCAGGAGAAGGCGGAGCCTGCCCGCGCTGCTCCGGAGGCTGTTCTCCAAGGTGCTGAGGCTGCGGCTGCCAGCccccggcgcggcgcggggcgcgccCTACCGGACGGGGGATGATGGAGCCGGGTCGCCGTGGTCCGGCGCACTGACATCCATCCCGGAGGAGCAGAGCTCCAGCAGCCCTGAGATGGGGTCGTCCCCAGTGGAGCCCGGCACGAGAGCGCTGCGGAAGACGCAGTCGGAGCGCTTCATCGGCGGCAAGACGGCGGCGTCCGTGGTGCAATTCGAGGTCGTCTTGTAG
- the LOC112889078 gene encoding F-box/LRR-repeat protein 14-like — MDDIPEALLAEIVKRLTSPCDLKSLSLVSKRLYAIVGELRDAIYIGCGVSPVTGALESLCSRFPNLCKVEFNYSGRTHNHGMQLDNHGLEVFSSCCPSLTDLTLSFCSYIDDSGLGFLACFKKLMSVRLNTLPAITSFGLLLVAVGCKNLSALHLIACKKVGIVEWLEYLGRVGSLEELVVKHCEMISQFDLLKFGSGWMALRKFEFQINGLFINLYDPRDPSCMAHYQYRYDFSCESLEDLTLARIATEKEIGLRCLLRKCKALKNLSLHYVHGLHDNDIVTLSQNCNNLTSISLRLTPQFNEGSVFRTSLTDDSLKALALRCRMLQSFELICWACDCDWPEIGFTQEGLVMLIQSCPIRDLVLSGAHIFDDEGMKAVSSAQFLESLELMHCVKVTNAGMRLLSRCPRLINLTLRQCDGFTDAGVTEVARARNLESLIIEGCSRVALNAVQGAAKSIHYKEDYPGLLNLGRV; from the coding sequence ATGGACGATATCCCGGAGGCACTGCTTGCAGAGATTGTCAAGCGGCTAACCAGCCCGTGTGATCTTAAATCTCTTTCTCTTGTGTCAAAGCGGCTCTATGCCATTGTGGGAGAGCTAAGGGATGCTATTTACATTGGCTGTGGCGTTAGCCCTGTGACAGGGGCCTTGGAATCACTGTGCTCCCGTTTCCCCAATTTGTGCAAAGTGGAATTCAATTACTCTGGTCGGACTCACAACCACGGGATGCAGTTGGACAACCATGGCCTCGAGGTGTTTTCATCTTGCTGCCCCTCACTGACTGATCTCACATTAAGCTTCTGCTCATACATTGATGACTCAGGCCTTGGTTTTTTAGCATGCTTCAAGAAGCTGATGTCTGTCAGGTTGAACACACTACCAGCAATAACTTCATTCGGGCTTCTCTTGGTGGCTGTTGGATGCAAGAATCTATCTGCTCTCCACCTTATTGCCTGCAAGAAAGTTGGTATTGTGGAGTGGCTGGAGTACCTTGGCAGGGTTGGATCATTGGAAGAACTTGTAGTGAAGCACTGTGAGATGATCAGCCAGTTTGACCTACTAAAGTTTGGTTCAGGATGGATGGCACTCCGGAAGTTTGAGTTTCAGATCAATGGTTTGTTCATCAACTTATATGATCCTCGTGATCCTTCATGCATGGCACACTACCAGTATAGATATGATTTCAGTTGTGAGAGTTTGGAGGATTTGACTTTGGCACGGATCGCAACTGAGAAGGAAATAGGACTTCGTTGTCTCCTGAGGAAGTGCAAAGCATTAAAGAACTTGAGCCTTCATTATGTTCATGGTCTACATGACAATGACATAGTTACACTCTCGCAGAACTGCAACAACCTTACGAGCATCTCACTTCGGCTGACACCTCAGTTCAATGAAGGTAGTGTTTTCAGGACATCATTGACTGATGACAGCCTTAAGGCTCTAGCCCTCAGGTGCCGTATGCTTCAGTCTTTTGAGCTTATATGTTGGGCATGTGATTGCGACTGGCCAGAAATAGGATTCACACAGGAGGGCCTTGTGATGCTCATTCAGTCTTGTCCAATTCGTGATCTTGTGCTAAGTGGTGCTCACATCTTTGATGATGAGGGAATGAAGGCGGTCTCATCTGCACAATTCCTAGAATCACTCGAACTTATGCATTGTGTGAAAGTAACTAATGCTGGGATGCGCCTCCTCTCACGTTGCCCACGTTTGATTAACCTCACATTGAGGCAGTGTGATGGTTTCACTGATGCTGGAGTGACTGAGGTGGCACGTGCACGGAATCTGGAGTCCCTGATTATTGAAGGCTGTTCTCGGGTCGCTCTAAACGCAGTGCAGGGGGCTGCAAAATCAATTCACTACAAAGAAGATTACCCAGGCTTGTTAAATCTAGGCAGAGTGTGA
- the LOC112889080 gene encoding uncharacterized protein LOC112889080 has product MSNHQEKPTTPPQPQAAEGGGARPRLPGGGGAHAGGGGYPNPPEAAVPDAATLRDQWRFAVRQYSRWYSHAWGTAILAGAAFFALGWLVKGSNPLPSRAEPRDTTANAVAKEER; this is encoded by the coding sequence ATGTCGAACCACCAGGAGAAGCCTACCACGCCGCCGCAACCAcaggcggcggagggcggcggcgcccgacCCCGCttgcccggcggcggcggagctcacGCGGGGGGCGGTGGATACCCTAACCCCCCGGAGGCCGCGGTTCCCGACGCGGCGACGCTGCGGGACCAGTGGCGGTTCGCCGTGCGGCAGTACAGCCGCTGGTACTCCCACGCCTGGGGCACAGCCATCCTTGCCGGCGCCGCCTTCTTCGCGCTCGGGTGGCTCGTCAAGGGCTCCAACCCACTCCCTTCCCGTGCCGAGCCCCGCGACACCACCGCCAATGCCGTTGCCAAGGAGGAGAGATGA